In Gossypium arboreum isolate Shixiya-1 chromosome 6, ASM2569848v2, whole genome shotgun sequence, the following are encoded in one genomic region:
- the LOC108484178 gene encoding histone acetyltransferase type B catalytic subunit, whose product MGQKQQHPNADPLPEPKKKRRVGFSNIDAGVEPNDCIKIYLVSKKEEVGTSDGYRISPVDLNSFFEEDEKIYGYQGLKITIWISSISFHAYADITFQSTSDGGKGITDLKSALEKIFGETLLENKDDFLQTFSTENNFISSVVSNEEKLQTKASNGHTTHFNGSSEAAFSDLEVVRLMMSNLAAGHLYSRLVPLVLLLVDGSNPIDVIDPSWELYLLTRKKTDQPANTQHILLGFAALYRFYRYPDGSRLRLSQILVLPPYQHKGYGSYLVEVLSNVAISENVYDLTVEEPQEYFQHVRTSFDVKRLLAFEPAQSAVKSAVLHLKQGKLSKKTQVPRFLPSADVVDEVRKTLKINKKQFLQCWEILIYLGLDPIEKHMEDYVTIICNRVKDDILGKDSETAGKEVIEVPSVHDEETSFVMFRLQNSKAGGIQMDEDQTKTQEQQLQQLVDERIKEVKLIAQKVSHKHV is encoded by the exons ATGCTGGAGTTGAGCCCAATGACTGCATTAAGATTTACTTGG TTTCTAAGAAAGAGGAAGTCGGAACTTCAGATGGTTACCGTATCAGCCCTGTTGATTTGAACAGCTTttttgaagaagatgagaagATATACGGTTACCAAGGGTTAAAG ATAACCATCTGGATAAGCAGCATTTCTTTTCATGCGTATGCTGATATTACCTTCCAAAGCACATCTGAT GGGGGCAAAGGGATTACAGACCTGAAATCTGCTCTTGAG AAAATTTTTGGTGAGACTCTTTTGGAGAACAAAGATGACTTCCTGCAAACCTTTTCAACTGAGAATAATTTCATTAG TTCTGTTGTTTCCAATGAAGAGAAGTTGCAAACCAAAGCCTCCAATGGCCATACAACTCATTTTAATGGCAGTTCAGAAGCAGCGTTTTCTGATCTGGAG GTTGTTCGCCTGATGATGAGCAATTTGGCTGCTGGCCATCTTTATAGTCGCTTGGTACCTCTTGTTCTTCTTCTTGTTGATG GTAGCAATCCTATTGATGTAATTGATCCAAGCTGGGAGTTATATCTCTTGACTCGGAAGAAAACTGATCAGCCCGCGAACACTCAGCATATATTGCTTGGTTTTGCAGCGCTCTATCGTTTTTATCGTTACCCTGATGGTTCACGCTTGCGACTCAGCCAG ATTTTGGTATTGCCTCCTTACCAGCACAAGGGTTATGGCAGCTACCTTGTGGAGGTGCTGAGCAATGTTGCAATATCTGAAAACGTTTATGACTTGACAGTTGAAGAGCCTCAAGAGTACTTCCAACATGTGCGCACCAGTTTTGATGTAAAACGACTGCTAGCTTTTGAACCGGCCCAGAGTGCTGTTAAATCAGCTGTCTTGCATCTTAAGCAAGGGAAATTGTCAAAAAAAACCCAGGTTCCTAGATTCTTGCCATCTGCCGATGTTGTTGACGAAGTCAGGAAAACTTTGAAAATTAACAAGAAACAGTTTCTTCAGTGTTGGGAGATTTTGATATATCTTGGCCTTGATCCTATAGAGAAGCACATGGAAGActatgtaacaataatttgcaaTAGGGTGAAGGATGATATACTAGGTAAAGATTCTGAGACAGCAGGAAAGGAAGTAATTGAGGTCCCAAGTGTTCATGACGAGGAGACGTCATTTGTCATGTTCAGGTTGCAGAACAGCAAGGCTGGGGGTATTCAAATGGATGAAGATCAGACAAAAACCCAAGAACAGCAGCTGCAGCAGTTGGTCGACGAGAGAATCAAGGAGGTGAAGTTAATTGCACAAAAGGTGTCTCACAAACATGTATGA